The window AGCCCTATCTCTGGAGATTGCCTACGTGGTGGACTCGGAGGTTGGCACGTAAAAAATATGTTGAGAAGATATAGCCCctatgacttgattgcatttcttaaaaaaagtaTAGGACTTCATAGTATTGAGTGAAAGGTTTAGGAACCGTAGCACTGTCAATAGTCAAGTAAGTTATAAATCGCCGTGCTTAAtttaagaggaaaaaagaaaatcataactAGTATTTTTGATGGCTATATCTCTATgccaaaagaatatttttccaattcTTCATGTGAATCTCTCAATGATTAAACCCTGCTCCGTTTATGTCTGTGAGTCAGGCATCTTTTCATGCATAAGTCTATGCAAATTATGCTCAAGAGCTCCTTTGATGTACCGTCTTCAACATAGGAACAACAGGGATCTGTGTGATCTGTTGATTTATTTTTACCTTCCAGCAGAGACACATATTTataactcttttttatttttctctttcccgggtGGGTTGCTGTTTGTTCATCAcatatctttttcttctcgGTGAATGTTTAAAAGTGTGAAACTGTTGTCATGATTATGTCCGTCTGTTTTTTACATTTGCAGCGTGAGAGAAGAATGTGGGAAGGAAGATACTGACATCGCCTAGCAGCATTTCAAGGCCTTTTATCAAAGCTTTTCGCATGTAGACAGTAAGCTGACTATTGACTATTAGCAAGTCTACAAATATCTGTCtgaattatttctttaatcCCATGGGGCCTTCTATGTGCCTAAATTGCAAAAGAGAGGTTGAGGAGGGAGGTGCCCAGGTATATGTATGCATATCCGAAAAAGTGGAAATTTATTTCTCAGAGAATTGCGGATGGGTGGGTTGGAATTTCGGTGCAGGAATTTTGTTACTCTTTGAGATATCTACACCAAAATTAGCAGCGAGGACATGCCTTATCTGATTCAATCCATGTTTTCTAGGTTCACTTCATTAGAATAGATCAGAGTTTGGTGTTTGCATCTAGTGTGCTTTCGAGCATTTCTATTTCAGCAACTACATAGATACCCGGCTTCTTTTTGCGCGCTCATTTTCTTGGGCTCAGTAACTTACTCATGAAAGATGCGCAAAGAGTTCGTATTATTATGCGGTGAACTTGCTTTATCTACACGAGCAGATCAGCTAACAAGATCAGCCCACACAAGCCCACACGCACTAAAAGCCAGAGAGATCGTTGCGGAGCATAATGCTGGGGGTGTCATTCCATATGTATGCATTTCCTCAACTTGGCAATTTTGGTCTGACAACTTGGCAGTTTGATAGAAAGGAAATGAAGGAATCGGCAGTCCTCTTCAAGAAGCAAATGAAGAAGTCCTATTTCTGCTGGTTCACTTGAGAGGTGACCACTGACAAAGGGAAATGTACATGCACAGTTATCTAGTGAACTTCTGTATTTTCACTAGATGCGTATTTTCACTAGATGGGAGGACTCTTAAGGGTTGAAAGTAGCCTAATCAGTAAGAAAATAGCAGTTTTCTTAGGGTTAGCACCATAAATCCCCCCGGTGAAAACCCAACGGTCAAAGTTCTTTATACTGGCTAGCATATGTACCATAACTTTCCATTTTAGTGATTATATAGGAGAGCCTGTtctatttttttgccaaaattcaaaaccaaaattgattggaatgcaTATCAAGTATGATTGGTTGGTTACATTATATCAGTTACGTCTTATACTACTTTCTGGTGATAGTTTAACCATGAGTTTGTGAAACTTTACAAAGTAGTTTTCAACTTTAGCGAAAGTAGCTGGGGAGCTGCTTTGAAAAAGGCAGGATTTGATCCAAAAGAGCTATAGAATAATTTTACCATTCCCAGTCATAGGACTTCGGGAGTTTAAAACTTcatgaagttttctccattttACCCTCAGTCATTTCTTtacattttcatcaaaaaacTCGATGGTGGTTATCGATCAAGCACTTGCCATGGACATGTGGCACTTATGTGCACGTGTTCCGAATGAAAAAAACTAGTCCATATGTTATTTTACATCTAAAATCCAAACCCTTTACCCGATAAAGGGGTCTAATATTTGTTACgaaatatttgatttgagtTATAATTATTTCGCATCACCTTTGACGAGAGAGTTTGAGATTGGTGAACTATCATCCCAATTCACCAAGATGCTTGCAGTTAAAAAGTTTTTCCACACTTGCAGCTATGTAACATAACGCAAGTTGTTTAAATGTTCACTCACAATGTATATCGAATTTGTGACCTTGTGAAGGACAGACCGCACATTTACTGCTAAGCCAACTGCTCTAGTAATTTTTCCACATCATTAAGTAGCtctttttctatgaaaaaaGTAAGTTCTATCTTTTCAACACTTATAATTCTGTCGATGTTTACTGACTTTCAAAGGTGTATTCTAGAATTCCAGAATTCGCCAGTAACTTCTCTTATTATATAAGCAAAACTATAAACCCACTACTGCTCCAGTAATGTTCGTGAGCGTTGAGTAACTTCTTAACACAAAAAGTAAACTTCATGAAATCAGTTTCTAGCAAGTTCTTTCTAAAAGTCATCCCTTGCTATGGAAACTCACTTCAAAATCGGGACATCAATTTACAGCCGATTCACATTTATCTGAACGCCAAgatgatccaaatataatatggTGTAGCTTGCGTGGAGGTTTCATGAAGTCAACCATTGTTTATGTAGCTCAACCGCAGCTGCACACCACACTCTTCACACACAACCGGCACACAGCCGCCTGCCCCCGCACACCCGGAAAACCCACGCAGCGCGCGCGGACACACTCCTTGGAAAcgcagaaaagaagaagagaaattaccTCGCGATGGCGCGGCAAGAAGAATTTGCGATATCTAACTCAAGATATTATCTCACTTGCGCACACATCTACCTTAATCACGCACACTCTCTCATCCTTTGTCCTTGATCGTGTAGCACAGACATCATCAATtagataagatacaaaataaggTAGGATAACATGAACCACTGAAATTAAGTGCAAGAGGACACCCAACCACAGCATCCTGAACTACCAGGCGACTAGAAACAACGGCCGGTCAACAAGGTCGAACCAGAAACATGAGCGAATGACCCGGGTAGGGCATGAATCGTATGGTTCCTAGCAAGCCATCCCATGTAATTGCACATTTCTTGAATTGAATTTTGTATAGGATGGAGCTGGGAGAATGCTAAAAGTATCATGACACGTATGGGATCGATGCATACACAGAATCACCGTGATCGTTGTCGTCGTGCTTGATGGATGATATACCAAATATCTCGACACTCGTGGTGGAAAGTGGAGCCGCTGAAATCGAGTTGGTTAACGAATTTAGGATATTAAGAATGATGTCACGATAGTTCAAATTTGATTTAGCACATGCTTCTGTAAATGATAATGTAATTCTTTAAatggaaattcaaaattaaagaatctTAGATCTTCATGATTTATTCACAATTAGAGGAATGAAGACATACTTTTATCCATAacaataattttgaaaacaaaatacaaaatgactattgaagaaataaaagcaaaTGAACAAATCTGGTATCTCTCCTTTAATCTACTTTTCTTAAAGTATTTTATTTGATGGATGATAAAATACCTCCAGTGCGGTTCCTATCAAGCAACAATGTCTGAAACTCCCCTGGAGGAGCTAAGATTTTTTTGCTCTCTTTGTACGGCCATTCGCATTCAACAACCAGTCAATCCCAAATATCgaccatcttctctctctctctctctctctcatgagcGCATTCACATACCCAAGCTCCGTTCTTGAATTCGCTCGAGATCGCACAAGCACAGCACCCTCTGGAGATTCGCcgagaacaagaaaagagatcATCGACTTCAATTACGATAGcgacggcggcagcggcgaGGAACTCGGGAGGGAATGTTATTCAAGAACGGCGGGGGTGGACTGAGGGAGCTGAGGCCACTGGTTCACCTGCTGATCCCGCTCTGCGTCCACTGGGTCGCCAAGGAGATGCCGGAGTCGGTGCTCGTCGACGTCCTGATCGATGCCCTGTGCCCCGGCGACACCACTTGCTCCGAAGTCATCTACTTCAACGGCCTCGAACAGACGGTAATTATTGCTAGCCCCTCGTTTTCTTTCTCTGTTACTCTCTCATTTAGTTTTTGCTGACAGACGTTGGTGGAAATATCCTTTTTGGGGAAGTCTTCAGGTGACGTCAGCTACCAGTTTAGatatgcatttatttattaaattgaaaacttttATACTTCAttatttatctctcttttttgtccGTTCTGGATTGGAAGAAGCACtccatacattttttttaaaaattttttttaggCTGTCGATAAGTTTACGAGGACTATGTTAttatggataatatttttcttatccttaaaaaaaaaaaaaattgcctccCGCTTTCTTGTTCtgtaatattgtaattttcctgTGTAAGTAAACTACGACTTGCCCGGTCTCTGCATTACCTGATGCAACTGAAGCTTGGATCAGTCCTTGTCTATGTCAGCTcaatatctaaaaattttagcACAGAACAATTcgataagaaataatttttctcctACATATAATATGCCTTTTCATTTATCGGTTCCTCCAGCACATTCCTGGTACTGCTCAAAGTAAATTTCGTTAGCAGCGTATGAAGCAACAGATTACTTGAACGACAGCTTTTCCGCCTTTGACTGGGCAGTGCTCTTCAATTCGAGATTTGTTTTCTGACAAATTGGTTGGATCGATCTCATATGACATCTGCCAATAATTCCCATAAACTGATTAAGTAGATTGCCGCTCAACATATTTCGGTAGCAGCAAGAAGCAGCAATGCAATATGTCGGCTGCGGATAAAGATTCTAGTGAAAGAGGGTCATGCTGTGTTTCTCTCAGAAACTTCTTTAAGTATGTTTATGATGGCCATGGTGGACATTCTACACATTCACTAGTTTCCTAGAATGTCTACTGGGAAATACAGTTACATATAAAGAATGCTTCGGCAAGGTAAGATCCAATTTGGTGCCACATTGTGAAAAGGCTTAGCAGGACGGTGATCATTTTGACGGACTAAATTCATGAGTTAGAGAACACTGCCAGGCAAAGATAacttatgattttcttttcttttctagtttaGATCGTTGGAGTTTTCAAGATGTTTTCAATCCCAATCCTCGGTCAGCTTTCAGATGAGTATGGACGAAAACCGGTGCTCCTTGCAATCATAGCAACGTCCGTATTTCCCTTTGGTGAGACTCACTTGAAAGTAGCTTCCGAAAATTTGTGAGTGACGTGTGTGATTGTATGTTTGTGCATCTGCCGACATGTTTTTCAAGCATTACTTTCTGCCCTTCTTTCCGATTCGTTCAAGTCTAATGCACTTCAGAACAGACTCTGATTATTGGTTCTCTCTTATTTACTGCTGTTGCCCAAGTAGAGCTGCTCAGGATTGATTATAGTATGCATGATGCATGTTCGAGCTAGGAACAAGCCCCAGAATTAATAAGTTCTTTCATGTTCATATTGTTTTATTCTTCATAAGTTCCTGTAAAGGTCATAAAATGACTCTTGTCTGTACCGCTGAATTGACTTGCTTCCCTTTATCCCTTTTGATCTATTGCAAGAGAAATGGCAGATACATGTTCTACAAAGAGGAAAAGCTTTTTAATCTTATAAAGGAACTAAACCAGGCCCATGCTTTGGTTGTCCCTTATGTATGTGATCACATCAAGTAGGCTTGTTCTCTGgtaattatattataattcgCTTCAATGTAGTTCTCATTAGTAGCGAGttcatccttttctttgttctcttgTTTCAGCTATGCTGGCCTGGAGTCAGTCGAGAGGATTTGTATATGCCTATTATGTGCTCAGAACTATATCCAACATTCTCAGTCAGGGCAGTATATTATGTGTTTCCGTTGCTTATGCGGTGAGTATTTTCCTGCACTGGAATAAATTGCGAGTCATAAATTCCAGACTATAACCAAAAAGTTCCTTTCCTCCTAGTAGGCAGATGTTGTTGAATCTGGTAAGAGGGCTTTTGCATTTAGCTGGATTACAGGTCTTCTTTCTGCTTCTCATGTCCTGGGAAACTTGTTAGCACGTTTTCTCCCAGAGAAGTACATATTTGATGTAAgcatttgatgaaattttaaaaGCATCTCTATCCTTTCAATTTTCGGGTCCTCATGCTGATGAAATTTCTCTTCACAGATTACAATAGCTCTCTTGCTCTGTCCCCtgatatatatgtatgtgtttCTGCGTGAGACAGTTGCGTATGCCCCAAGGCAGGATGAAGAGTCAACATGGCAGACTAGGATTTTTAGGGGTGTGTCCAAACGGTACAGGTCAATGAGAGATGCTGCAATAATAGTTATAAGGAGGTATTTATATTTGGTTATTCTTGTGGTCTTGTAGATAGCATCTCAGAAAGAGTTCAATTCTTTTACATCACGCGCATTTTCATAAGAATAGGATCCTGTTTATACTGTATTTATCTGCCTAAAGAATTCCTTGTCACTCTTCAGTCAAACACTCAGAGGCATCTCCATTGTTTCCTTCTTCTACCAGTTGGGAATGACTGGCATCAGCAACGTATTActggtattttttttctttagccacTACTGGTATATTAATATTTCTCTGAAATTTTGTTGCCTCTACCGCCGGTTCCTCAGAAGTACACATGACATGATTATAGGCCAATTTGATCTTCTGTGAAGAACAGGAGTTTCAAGACGATTAAGCAGGGGTTGCCAGAACATTTAAATGTGTGGAAAGTGTGACATCATGAATTAGAACTTGAATATGTGGAAATCCTTACATTGTCACATcgatataatttttataatgcTTGTCATCTCATATGTCTTCTTCATATGAGGTTGCAAAATGGTACTCCTGCTCCCCAAATCTCTTGATATAATTTCTGATACTGCCGCAAAGACCATATTGATATGGACTAGGAAAGATCACCGACTCCAGTAGGACTTAAGTGATGGAATTAGTGTTGTCCAGTCCATCAGTTTTCCTGTTTCTCATACTCATAGCTGTAGCTTTTATTCAATATACATGCCTGACACTTAGAAAACTAACTTTTCAGTACTATCTGGAGGCAGCTTTTGGTTTTACTAAGAATcaattttcagagattctgaTAGTGGTGGAAGCAGGTTCAATTGTTTCACAGGTTTGTCATCAGTAGACCATGTATgttttctttgcaaggtgttatatttttatttgatgattaatTAATACAGATTGAGCACTAGGCATCTTTATGTtgctattctttcttttctttattccatCTTCATGCTATGGGTAATTAGTATAACATGATTATGGTATGTAATAATGTAAGTGCATGGAAGTAAGGTAAAAAGGAAAGTACAAGGAAGGTTCAGATACATCAGGAATGAATGGCATCATACATAGCCTGAAAATGATCAGAAGTGATTTTGCTTTTACTGGGTGAAGTTTGGATGCACAGGGTTGCTCTTGTAGCCTGTCTTTTGGAGAACCTAGCGATTGCCTTTGTACATATCACTAAGGAAGAGTGATTGAAGAGTTTGAGATGAAGGTTGGAAGCTGGAATGTAAAAATCATCCCTGCCCACGCATGCagggtggggagagagagagattcatatGCTGCATTCCTTTAACAATGCATTTGTGCCATGTAACGATCATAGGAAAATTTAAGATGCTTGTTAAAGGTCCTACAAAAGTTCTCTTTGGTCTCAATTATCATCAATTTGAATGGCCTCTTTTGCAGAACCACATCCCACGTCATTCATTTACCATTTCATGGTTTGCCCAACGCTTTTCTGATTATTTGGTACAAAATCACCTCCTAATCAATCATTTGTCTAATTTATGTTCTTCATTTTGCAGCTTTTGGTTCTCCCTCTTGTAAATCCTCTGGTTGGAGAAAAAGTAGTACTCTGCATAGGCTTAGTAGCATCAATTGCTTATGTAAGTTGTAATTCATCAGATAATTACAGTTCCCTGCAGTCAAAGATAATTGTGGATGGATAATCATGGGAATTGCCTTTTGCTTCACAGGCATTGTTCTATGGCTTGGCTTGGGCATCTTGGGTATGTATCTCTATCTACCCTGAATGGTTCTTCAGGTCTGttagagaaaaaagaacaatCTCATGACTATTGAAGGAACAGACATATTTAGCATGTTATTATGCAGCATGGTCGGTAGAGATTTCTCATGAAGATATTACGATTCAACAGAGGGGATGGGACACTAGTAAAAGACTTTCAACCTCCTTCACAGTATAAAAGATACAAATGAGGCTCACTTCCCAACACTAGTTGTTCTTCAGCAACTTTGAAAATGCTGATTTCTTTAGGAGAAGAGATAATTGGTGGAGACACTCTTcaatctcttctccttctcctggTTTTAGGAGTTGTTGATAGCATGAAAATCAAGTAGATGTCTTTAAAATCCCAGAGATAATATACGAAGAGAAATTAAAGAGGACACCATTATGGTGATTAAGTGAGAGTAAAGGAACTCTAGTTTTCTATCCACTTAACTCCAAAATTATGAGTTCTGGTATTTCTCTAGGCTTCACAGTACAATAACTGTGGCTATGCATATTGCAGGTAGCATACTTGAGTGCCTCTTTCGGAGTTATTTATGCTCTCGTTGATCCTGCTGTAAGTAACTATCCTCATCATTTCCTCCCATTAGAGAGTGACTGTTATTCTAATGAGTTGTCCTTTTTGTTACTGTTGATACTGGTGATTTTTATCGACTTTAACATATGAATGTGAAGACCTATGCTATCATTTCACAAGCATCAAGATCAGCCGATCAGGTTagcataattatttaattatctatttttgtttatatGCACATCAGAAAATTGTAGTCACTGCCAAACTCTGAAAAGCCCAGGATGCTGATTTTGATCCCTCTGAGAATATAAATCGAAGATTTGGATCTGCATGTGTTACCATAAGTAAACGAGTTTGTTTTTACCATGGGCATGGTCAAAGGTAAACTGGCATAAGTTTGCCATGATTGACATTGGAAAATTTTTTCTGGCATCAAATTTGTAAGCACTTATGGATTGCCAGAATGTTCATATTTCAGAGCCAAATTATCTGTGCCGACAACAGTGACATTGGCTTATGCTTATCTGTGCATAACTTGAGCTTGTCCTGTGAACTAAAATGCATACTTAAATGTGCCAGAATGgttcatacattttttttttgtatagcTTCTTTCAGAAGTGTGCTGAgagatattaaaataaattttggggtaAGTAATCTACTGGCCCAGCACTTTTCTATGAAGAACTTGACCTTCATCCTCCTTAAGTCATTGTTCTTTGTTACTCTTTACAAAAACAACATACACACAGGTGATAGGCTGTTAGCTATCTTGTGACTGATGCTATATCATTAATGTTACATGATGAGGTGCTTGTGAATTCATCTGATCTTGTTGGACTTTTTCTCACTTACGAATACTGTGCATCAGAGGTCATTTTCCCTTCACTGCAGCTTGTGAGCAGATTCTTGACGATGACCTTTTGTGACGTGGAACAAATTAGTATGTTGACAAAAACACCAAGTGTTAGGCGTCTTATTCAAAATGAGAAACATCTATGAAAGCCCTTGCAGAGTAACAATTGTTAGAGGATGAGACTACCGAAATTTGACGTTCAGGGACTAAATGAAGTCGTAGAAAAGTTTGAGGCATAAATTGTGCTTTAAAGTTTGCATAATATGTGATTTACTTAGTGTTGCTTGCATttcacacagagagagagagagagttgcctAGAAAGCCCATTACTTGCTGTAGAAAGATCAGACAATTTAAGTCCATGCTCCCTATAAACCCTCACCAATTGAAGTAGCATTTGAATAGCACTGAGGATTAAAACTGCCTGGTGTAACTGATTAAGCCAGTTATCCAGACTGGAATTGATGGAAATGGTTAGTTAGGGAATATGAACCAAGACATCATCAAACTATCTTCATACTGGATCTCTGTCTAAGCATCCTATAGAATCTGATTTTCATGAATCAGTGTTCCTCTAGTGGCACTCATGCAATGTTTAGAAAGAAAGTACATCTAAACACATGAAGCGTGACGGTATTGTCCCATGCCAAGTAGATGTGCTTTTTCCTTGATAGTAGTTTCATATTATCTGGGCTTTATGCAAGAAACTGTGCTATGCGTTTCATCATGAAGGTCTTACCCTTTTGAACACATTACAAGTGACACTGATTTCTATTTTACCTGCAGGGAAAGGCGCAAGGATTCATAGCTGGTATACAAGCAATAGCCAGTTTTTTATCGCCCCTTGCCATGAGTCCATTGACCGGTGAGTTACCTGCTTTTATCTTCATTTGGCATATTGAAACCACATAATTTCTAATCGACTGTGCTATTTTTGATACATGTATTTCCTCAGCTTGGTTCCTATCAGATAATGCGCCCTTCAACTGCAAGGGCTTCAGCATTGTATGTGCCTCTGTGTGCAtggtgagagaaaaaaaactcTTATGATGCCCCAGTTTGTCATCCAGTAATAGAGTTATgattacattatttttcaaaacgaGTTACATGTGCAGGTTCTGTCTTTCGTCTACGCTTGTTTGCTTAAACCGGAAAATTGGTCAAGCCAGAACTCAGATCAGGACAACatagaagagcaagaagcacccTTACTTTGCAGCAGTAGTGGATAAATATACAAAATCATCCAATTTTTCATGTGGTCGTGAAATTTGACCGATGGTGTCGCTGTTGCATGTTCCTCGGACAAGCTCTTGGAGAAGTGATTATGTTTTCGAGGAGTTGCATCTGACAAAGTTGTAAATATAGGAGAGTTTGGGAGCTGAATCTTAGATAAGCAGCGTAAGGTTACTTCTCCAGCTTTTTCTCTTAGGAGGTCTTTCTATGAAATTTCACTTTATCAAATGTATCGATAAAGTATTTCCTCGTTATTGTATTAATTATAAAATCAGCAGTCCAGCTAACTGCTAAATCTTACTGTATCTTGATCGCCACCAGATAATTTAATTAAAGTTAAATCAGTCTTTTTGCTTCTGTTCTAGTTATTTTGTGCAGTGATGGATATAAAGATCCATGAATTAGTCATTGTCAAGAACATTCTCAAGAGTCCAAATACTAGCTGTTTCGCTGGAATTTCTCCCACCATGAAATATCTTTGACCAAAAGTCGTTATTTTGCCTTTGAACAAAGGTTACAAGTCCTGTGGCAATTCCGAACAGAAAATATCCAGGCAAATTAGGGAATCAACGATTTCGGttcgaaagaaaatatataaatgcaaaccgtgtcaaaatttaatcaacgataACGCTTAGAAAGTAGAGTACTTACAAATGCAAAACTCTACTTGAATTTAATCAATGGCAAAGCCCGTATACACTATGATATCACGctagaatttaattgatgatgcGAATTTGAAGTGCAGAGGGAATTTAAAGTACTGTGCAAGAAACCTAAAGATAACCGAAAGATAACATCTAATTTGATTTGTGCACCGAGGGAAGGGGGCTCTCTGATAGACGATTGGTGGTATTTATAATGGTTTTGAAGTAACCGTCTTCTAACAGTTTTTAGCTATTACATTTCCTTGAGTAACTTGTTGTTTCCATGTTCCCATATCTCTTAGGGGTAAGCATGGTTCTAGAGTAGAACCATGAATCGCACTGGTATAAATCTATccgatttcaagttttaggacATGTAGGTAGgttttagatttcaaaaattagggAACCGGTTTTAAGAGTAGGTTATAGGTTTTAGGCTTTGGAAATTGGAACTTAGAACAAGTTATTGTGTCTTTCTTGTTCTATGTTTTTGTATAATCTTGCAGTATTCTACAGTATTTGATGATGAGTGTGTAATCTGAAACCACAAGTCTGAACTTCCATTTCTAACGATATTAATGACTAAaccttttactttattaatgtttcttgtttttcatgtgtctaaatttaaattatggtTAATGTATTATAGCAGCAAATGGTGGTTATTAAATGTGATGATTTAtcacaatcattcaattaaaaatataggTAGAAACTTGATAAATCTTGAAACCCGTAATaaggtaggtttcaagttccaaaatatGCATGGTAAATAAGTATGCAAGATGGG of the Eucalyptus grandis isolate ANBG69807.140 chromosome 10, ASM1654582v1, whole genome shotgun sequence genome contains:
- the LOC104421722 gene encoding hippocampus abundant transcript-like protein 1 isoform X1, yielding MLFKNGGGGLRELRPLVHLLIPLCVHWVAKEMPESVLVDVLIDALCPGDTTCSEVIYFNGLEQTIVGVFKMFSIPILGQLSDEYGRKPVLLAIIATSVFPFAMLAWSQSRGFVYAYYVLRTISNILSQGSILCVSVAYAADVVESGKRAFAFSWITGLLSASHVLGNLLARFLPEKYIFDITIALLLCPLIYMYVFLRETVAYAPRQDEESTWQTRIFRGVSKRYRSMRDAAIIVIRSQTLRGISIVSFFYQLGMTGISNVLLYYLEAAFGFTKNQFSEILIVVEAGSIVSQLLVLPLVNPLVGEKVVLCIGLVASIAYALFYGLAWASWVAYLSASFGVIYALVDPATYAIISQASRSADQGKAQGFIAGIQAIASFLSPLAMSPLTAWFLSDNAPFNCKGFSIVCASVCMVLSFVYACLLKPENWSSQNSDQDNIEEQEAPLLCSSSG
- the LOC104421722 gene encoding uncharacterized protein LOC104421722 isoform X3 — its product is MLFKNGGGGLRELRPLVHLLIPLCVHWVAKEMPESVLVDVLIDALCPGDTTCSEVIYFNGLEQTIVGVFKMFSIPILGQLSDEYGRKPVLLAIIATSVFPFAMLAWSQSRGFVYAYYVLRTISNILSQGSILCVSVAYAITIALLLCPLIYMYVFLRETVAYAPRQDEESTWQTRIFRGVSKRYRSMRDAAIIVIRSQTLRGISIVSFFYQLGMTGISNVLLYYLEAAFGFTKNQFSEILIVVEAGSIVSQLLVLPLVNPLVGEKVVLCIGLVASIAYALFYGLAWASWVAYLSASFGVIYALVDPATYAIISQASRSADQGKAQGFIAGIQAIASFLSPLAMSPLTAWFLSDNAPFNCKGFSIVCASVCMVLSFVYACLLKPENWSSQNSDQDNIEEQEAPLLCSSSG
- the LOC104421722 gene encoding hippocampus abundant transcript-like protein 1 isoform X5; translated protein: MLWLSLMYVITSTMLAWSQSRGFVYAYYVLRTISNILSQGSILCVSVAYAADVVESGKRAFAFSWITGLLSASHVLGNLLARFLPEKYIFDITIALLLCPLIYMYVFLRETVAYAPRQDEESTWQTRIFRGVSKRYRSMRDAAIIVIRSQTLRGISIVSFFYQLGMTGISNVLLYYLEAAFGFTKNQFSEILIVVEAGSIVSQLLVLPLVNPLVGEKVVLCIGLVASIAYALFYGLAWASWVAYLSASFGVIYALVDPATYAIISQASRSADQGKAQGFIAGIQAIASFLSPLAMSPLTAWFLSDNAPFNCKGFSIVCASVCMVLSFVYACLLKPENWSSQNSDQDNIEEQEAPLLCSSSG
- the LOC104421722 gene encoding hippocampus abundant transcript-like protein 1 isoform X4; protein product: MFSIPILGQLSDEYGRKPVLLAIIATSVFPFAMLAWSQSRGFVYAYYVLRTISNILSQGSILCVSVAYAADVVESGKRAFAFSWITGLLSASHVLGNLLARFLPEKYIFDITIALLLCPLIYMYVFLRETVAYAPRQDEESTWQTRIFRGVSKRYRSMRDAAIIVIRSQTLRGISIVSFFYQLGMTGISNVLLYYLEAAFGFTKNQFSEILIVVEAGSIVSQLLVLPLVNPLVGEKVVLCIGLVASIAYALFYGLAWASWVAYLSASFGVIYALVDPATYAIISQASRSADQGKAQGFIAGIQAIASFLSPLAMSPLTAWFLSDNAPFNCKGFSIVCASVCMVLSFVYACLLKPENWSSQNSDQDNIEEQEAPLLCSSSG
- the LOC104421722 gene encoding hippocampus abundant transcript-like protein 1 isoform X2 — its product is MPCAPATPLAPKSSTSTASNRRRWWKYPFWGSLQIVGVFKMFSIPILGQLSDEYGRKPVLLAIIATSVFPFAMLAWSQSRGFVYAYYVLRTISNILSQGSILCVSVAYAADVVESGKRAFAFSWITGLLSASHVLGNLLARFLPEKYIFDITIALLLCPLIYMYVFLRETVAYAPRQDEESTWQTRIFRGVSKRYRSMRDAAIIVIRSQTLRGISIVSFFYQLGMTGISNVLLYYLEAAFGFTKNQFSEILIVVEAGSIVSQLLVLPLVNPLVGEKVVLCIGLVASIAYALFYGLAWASWVAYLSASFGVIYALVDPATYAIISQASRSADQGKAQGFIAGIQAIASFLSPLAMSPLTAWFLSDNAPFNCKGFSIVCASVCMVLSFVYACLLKPENWSSQNSDQDNIEEQEAPLLCSSSG